The nucleotide window ACAACATCGCACTTAACCTGGTCCCTACTCCTTCCGTCCCCAAGATCAACCTCAAGTCGGTCATGATTGGTAACGGTCTTACCGACCCTTACGCTCAATTCGGCTCCGTCCCTGAGTATGTCATCCTGATTTGATTTTTTAAAGATGTTTGCTGACTGCTCAATAGCTGGGCATGCAACTCCCCTTACGCTCCTTACGACGATCCCTCCCCCGAATGCGATTCACTTCGCAACCGCGCCAATCGCTGCCAAGGTTTGATCAGCGGATGTTATAAGACCAACTCGAGATTCACGTGTGTTCCCGCGGCTCTTTACTGCTGGTCCATGTTCAACGAATTACAGGATCTCGTGCGTAATCGTTCCCAAACCATGATATAACGAGGAATGTGGGCTGACAGGAGAATAGGGTCGTAACATGTACGATGTCCGAAAGACCTGTGACAAGTCTCccgagaaggatggacCCCTGTGCTACCGCGAAATGGGCTGGATGGAGACTTACTTGAACAAACccgaggtgaagaaggagttggGTGCTCCAGAGAAAGTCACTTTCCAGAGCTGCAACATGCAGATCAATCAAAACTTGTAAGTCTCCACATGCGGCTGTACGTAAATCTCGAAGCTGATTTAGCAATAGCTTGTTGCACGGTGATGGGATGCACTATGCTGGTGGCCTTCTTCCCGAccttgttgaggatgacatCCGGATTTTGATTTATGCTGGTCAAGCCGACATGCGTaagtcttcttttcccactTCACAAATCAAATGGCTCAACAAATCCATGCACTAGTCGTCAACTACATCGGATGCGCTTCCGTACTTGACAACCTTCAGACAAGCTATCTCGCCTCCTACCTTGCTGCGCCGGTTGTCAACTTCACCAGCTCCGATGGCGAGGTGTCTGGATACACCAAGTCTGCCAGCAAGGACGGCAAGGGCTCGGGCAATGTCGCGTTTGTGGCTTTCCACAATGCGGGACACATGGTACCTCATGACGATCCCGAAGGAGCGTTGAGAATGGTGGGCCGATGGCTGAAGAACGAACCtttggctgctgctgaagaCGAGTGATGGTAACTTTGTCGATATTTAGAGGAAGGATAATGTCCTGGTAAGAATGAATAATAAATATATGTGTAGGACAATGCATACAGTAGATCATGATGCCAATTGGGTAAAAAAAAGCTAGTACTCCTCCATAACAACATCCCCATTCCCGTTAACCTCTGCTTCCtttgtcttctccttttctttatcATCCTCGTTATCCGCCCATCCAggcctcatcttcccaagcgcTGCTTTCTCCCATCCACCAACCGAATCTCCTAACCACTCCCCATAATACTCACACCCTGCCGGATTGACAGGTCCACTCTCTTCGCAAAAATGGAATACGGGACACTTGCCACATGGTGCTTGTGTCTGACCAAGTGGGATGGATATGCGGGAAGTGGCACGGTAGATGATGGCGGTATCTGTCAAATCTGTAAGACCGCCGGACAAGCCTCCAGGAATAATCTGGGCAGGGGTAGAGGTGGAAGCGGAAGCGGTAGCAGCTACAGATGGCCTGAAAGCGATGGCGGAGGTGTCGAGCTGGGAAGAGGCAAcggaagaaatggaagaatCGGAAGCAGAGTCGGAATCGGattcagaggaagaagaggaggaggaagagatggaggagacgGAAGAGACGGACAAGGATCGAGATcgtttcttcttgccgtCGTCGTTGATTGAGAGAAGGGCATCATCCGAATCCTCATTGTCCGAGCCGtacgccttcttctttttctttcctctctccttctcctttctctttctctccttttccttttctttcctccgtCTCTCTcgttccttttccttttccttgcgTTTAcgctctctctctttctcctttcgtTCCcgttccttttctctttcccttcgtttcttcatctttgccttttctttggccttcatctttgccttttcccGCTCTTTATCCcgatcttcatcttcgctatcgctctccaccttcctACGCTTGCTGCTCCTTGCTGTACTTTCATCGTCAGAATCTTCCTGCAAATGGACACCTCCTACAGGCTTTACAACTTCTACAAGCCCATCAAGCTCCAATGCACGCATACACTCCATGACATTCTTGACAGATAGTGTGGCAGAGGTGACACCAAGCTTGTTGACATATGT belongs to Cryptococcus neoformans var. grubii H99 chromosome 7, complete sequence and includes:
- a CDS encoding cathepsin A (carboxypeptidase C), which encodes MRFSTLALIATPALALPNYLRLSNGPSDLASDLATHAISSAQAWLQDAVSSTESSVQNGWKGVQDGLDQDLKVEAVDEDGIEYLALSHPAFPLHRLRVVEPKLCDPSVKQLSGYLDISETRHLFFWFEESRQNPDEDPLVLWLNGGPGCSSTTGLLFELGGCNIRDKGENTTFNEYSWNSVANVLYLDQPIGVGYSYADEGEVNNSPAAAEDVYAFLVLFISKFREYSKLDFHIAGESYAGTYIPNIASVIHKNNIALNLVPTPSVPKINLKSVMIGNGLTDPYAQFGSVPDWACNSPYAPYDDPSPECDSLRNRANRCQGLISGCYKTNSRFTCVPAALYCWSMFNELQDLGRNMYDVRKTCDKSPEKDGPLCYREMGWMETYLNKPEVKKELGAPEKVTFQSCNMQINQNFLLHGDGMHYAGGLLPDLVEDDIRILIYAGQADMLVNYIGCASVLDNLQTSYLASYLAAPVVNFTSSDGEVSGYTKSASKDGKGSGNVAFVAFHNAGHMVPHDDPEGALRMVGRWLKNEPLAAAEDE
- a CDS encoding DNA-directed RNA polymerase III subunit RPC6; amino-acid sequence: MSSMSTADQQVWKKVLAAKNKNMSLTQIEASFPTMSKKAVMSSVTTLLKLRLLSQVKGKGDDKAMVYHAQTPEEAKQKATLTQEQSIILSIIRSAGNRGIASAQITRTIGTDTMPISMLRKVLKTLESEGHIKQFKPVNAPTSVYYILAHLKLPEEISGGVWFDDNKEYDQGLVETICAVLLNRVRTATYVDDKKRSEEAKSLVPNALNTSSKYHSLLTPMALRTYVNKLGVTSATLSVKNVMECMRALELDGLVEVVKPVGGVHLQEDSDDESTARSSKRRKVESDSEDEDRDKEREKAKMKAKEKAKMKKRREREKERERKEKERERKRKEKEKERERRRKEKEKERKRKEKERGKKKKKAYGSDNEDSDDALLSINDDGKKKRSRSLSVSSVSSISSSSSSSSESDSDSASDSSISSVASSQLDTSAIAFRPSVAATASASTSTPAQIIPGGLSGGLTDLTDTAIIYRATSRISIPLGQTQAPCGKCPVFHFCEESGPVNPAGCEYYGEWLGDSVGGWEKAALGKMRPGWADNEDDKEKEKTKEAEVNGNGDVVMEEY